Proteins encoded within one genomic window of Anastrepha ludens isolate Willacy chromosome 4, idAnaLude1.1, whole genome shotgun sequence:
- the LOC128860179 gene encoding pro-interleukin-16: MENGIQVVPQTPLLVSDYLTLSAPPTYSRLPPDGHEFPPNFSEPLIMPPPSTNLLKTASLMQSTTTTMTMSSTKGNNNNTNTVYTEKLYTAASANGGQTMVASTRTTHTHISNAANNTTATSIGTAAATTTTPMTSSTPTGTLKVGSSKVEQPTLEITTTSSGTKLTESTDATLPPPLPKSVPPPTVPRKVYRQDLVVKVEDARHASDKRTDVLADATTPSGAGSAKLVFESRHSRSTQNLSSSGSSTPTANKLEPPSFELGGSGNSSDYKRSLSAPRRHSDWRKDEKSEKSVRDKIAMFSNDAESSGAETPVKPLSFSRTQNATKPLNLSTENLLDTATSARYATTASNLTKTRAMSVENLNDVARQVQLAKQLPTQTFSDSMYALNTLATDYTQSYASLPRRHMQHLERRISFSGQPTYMPDEASRKAAITNILEQRRRSMSKLRGLVIPERPHVPLEPILDLPEIKSRDSEKLKSGNTSSTDSTDSGVGSSSGYFSTVPRPAKRTEIMHNSPLRPLTVATTSNTANIAANNGYRSIFSAQTAAPRHATMVQSPLAMPHQPRRLEPALNSIPPAKPPRTSLSVPPRQHAMHEESDSDSVFSSKVSSPPMSPCVPQVPEKFALTRTLSSETNTSIASSTTSTLTSGSGSQASCSSVGSTPTVDLSRRVLKSGSSDSATNRKNILASAKCRNGRGDASALLRNRPYDDEDSTDGYDEDEVRRVHKSKPRSTSGASLVIMPNKAVPASAPINYKLVSKNEQSLVDKVINVAAYVEVTSDTDDSSRKSDSTSPSKLSAMFIDEERKASFKADPSQKASTPAKAAIKPKPVAILPAVSAVPVQPIAPRKVIEVSTPKKAQPETNNELTQWMKVEVAKKATQMPGRNIPERKPLKPVLEKYESSVVSTKTYGSKTSSATKITTAEIREKFERTAAAERAAAAAANAASSVSPAVSTNSLLAAKAIGVKGANYHERFPSLDSIASSSSGVSSSTQNVSTQENTNEFGSFSSLGSNQSLITAQDIQQIIEEAEPPLKTPEAFIVVLQRDTPESSIGVTLAGGSDYEAKEITIHKILNNTPAAKDGRLKKGDRILAVNGMSMRGLTHRESITVLKTPRPEVVLVVTRSESVIVKPLTKKRSSLGSLTSLNEKPTEVDYEKKRNYHKASRSLDLDLDIVSASEDASASKTPSTVSSASPTPTMADTTAATLASIRTRRQQSRADASKLSTSELLERAAETRNAIAAEIRAQEDAAVGSRTVEIVKDSCGLGFSIEGGFDSPLGNKPLIVKKVFMGGAAHKTGQVRNGDEILSINGTSTAKMTRVDAWNYMKQLPLGPIKIVFT; the protein is encoded by the exons atggagaACGGCATCCAGGTGGTGCCGCAAACACCGTTACTCGTCAGCGATTACCTAACACTCAGCGCACCACCCACATATTCACGTCTGCCACCCGACGGCCATGAGTTTCCGCCCAATTTCAGCGAACCACTTATAATGCCCCCGCCCAGCACAAATCTCTTGAAGACAGCAAGCCTCATGCagtccaccaccaccaccatgaCGATGTCCAGCACAaagggcaacaacaacaacacaaacactGTTTACACAGAAAAACTGTACACAGCAGCCAGCGCCAATGGCGGCCAAACAATGGTCGCTAGCACACGcaccacgcacacacacattagCAATGCCGCTAACAACACAACAGCCACAAGTATAGGTACCGCAGCGGCGACGACGACGACGCCAATGACGTCGTCAACACCAACGGGCACGTTGAAAGTTGGTAGCAGTAAAGTAGAGCAGCCCACACTGGAAATTACCACCACCAGCAGCGGCACTAAATTAACCGAAAGCACAGACGCCACTTTACCACCACCGTTACCCAAATCCGTCCCTCCCCCAACTGTACCACGTAAAGTGTATCGGCAGGATCTTGTGGTGAAAGTGGAGGATGCGCGTCACGCGTCTGATAAACGCACCGATGTGCTCGCCGATGCCACCACACCCTCGGGCGCTGGTAGCGCTAAATTGGTATTCGAGTCACGTCACAGTCGTTCGACACAAAATCTTTCGTCGAGTGGCAGTAGTACACCAACAGCCAACAAATTGGAGCCACCCTCATTTGAATTGGGTGGCAGTGGCAATAGCAGCGATTATAAGCGTTCGTTGAGCGCACCGCGTCGGCATAGCGACTGGCGTAAGGATGAGAAGTCGGAGAAAAGTGTGCGTGACAAAATCGCTATGTTTTCAAATGACGCCGAAAGCAGTGGTGCTGAAACGCCAGTGAAGCCTTTGAGTTTCTCTCGCACACAAAACGCTACAAAGCCACTCAATCTGAGCACTGAGAACTTACTTGATACAGCAACAAGCGCGCGGTATGCCACAACAGCCTCCAATCTGACAAAGACGCGTGCAATGAGTGTGGAGAATCTCAATGATGTTGCCCGTCAGGTGCAATTGGCCAAACAGCTACCAACGCAAACATTTTCGGATTCAATGTATGCACTAAATACGCTCGCTACCGACTACACACAGAGCTATGCATCGTTGCCGCGCCGCCACATGCAGCACTTGGAGCGACGCATTAGCTTTTCGGGTCAGCCAACCTACATGCCGGACGAGGCTTCGCGTAAAGCCGCCATAACGAACATACTGGAACAGCGACGCCGCAGCATGTCCAAATTGCGTGGTCTGGTCATACCAGAACGTCCCCACGTACCGCTTGAGCCCATACTTGATCTACCGGAAATCAAAAGTCGTGATAGTGAGAAACTAAAGTCAGGCAACACGTCGTCCACAGACTCAACAGATAGTGGCGTCGGTTCGAGTAGTGGATACTTCTCAACAGTGCCACGGCCCGCCAAGCGCACTGAAATAATGCACAACTCACCGCTGCGTCCACTTACTGTGGCCACAACAAGCAACACGGCCAACATTGCTGCCAACAATGGCTATCGTAGCATTTTTTCTGCACAAACTGCTGCACCACGTCACGCTACAATGGTACAATCACCACTGGCCATGCCACACCAGCCACGCCGTTTGGAGCCGGCGTTAAATAGCATACCGCCTGCCAAACCGCCACGCACCTCGCTCAGTGTGCCACCGCGTCAGCACGCCATGCACGAAGAGAGCGACTCAGATTCTGTATTCTCTTCGAAGGTCTCCTCACCACCCATGTCGCCCTGTGTGCCACAGGTTCCTGAAAAATTCGCGCTCACACGCACACTCTCCTCAGAgactaacacatctattgccaGCTCCACGACTTCTACGCTCACGTCTGGCTCGGGTTCGCAGGCAAGCTGCTCTTCGGTGGGCAGCACACCAACAGTTGATCTATCGCGACGTGTGCTCAAATCGGGTTCCAGTGACTCGGCAACGAATCGCAAGAATATACTGGCCTCAGCTAAGTGTCGCAATGGACGTGGTGATGCTTCGGCATTGCTACGCAATCGTCCATACGACGATGAAGACAGCACTGACGGTTAtgatgaagatgaagtgcgACGAGTACACAAATCCAAACCGCGTTCCACATCGGGTGCCTCGTTGGTAATAATGCCCAATAAAGCAGTGCCAGCCTCAGCGCCAATTAACTACAAACTCGTATCCAAGAACGAGCAAAGCCTCGTAGATAAGGTTATAAATGTAGCAGCCTATGTTGAGGTTACCTCTGATACGGACGACAGCAGCCGCAAGTCAGACAGTACCTCGCCATCGAAACTCAGTGCCATGTTCATCGATGAAGAACGCAAAGCTAGCTTCAAGGCCGATCCCAGTCAAAAGGCCAGCACACCAGCGAAAGCGGCAATCAAACCGAAACCAGTTGCTATCTTGCCAGCGGTCAGTGCTGTACCGGTGCAGCCCATCGCACCACGCAAAGTCATTGAAGTATCGACACCCAAGAAGGCGCAACCCGAAACCAACAATGAGTTGACACAGTGGATGAAAGTCGAAGTCGCAAAGAAAGCCACACAGATGCCGGGAAGGAATATTCCAGAACGCAAACCGCTAAAGCCGGTGCTAGAGAAATATGAATCCTCAGTGGTGAGCACAAAAACATACGGCAGCAAAACGTCCTCAGCAACGAAGATCACCACCGCCGAAATACGCGAGAAGTTCGAGCGCACAGCAGCGGCAGAGAGAGCTGCCGCTGCAGCAGCAAATGCTGCCTCAAGCGTATCGCCAGCTGTCTCAACGAATAGTCTGCTTGCTGCCAAGGCAATCGGAGTCAAGGGTGCTAACTATCATGAGCGTTTCCCTTCGCTCGATTCCATAGCCTCGTCATCGTCGGGTGTTAGCTCGAGCACACAAAATGTGTCCACTCAGGAGAATACTAACGAATTCGGCAGCTTCTCGTCGCTTGGCAGCAATCAGAGCCTGATTACTGCGCAAGATATACAACAAATCATCGAGGAGGCTGAGCCGCCTCTCAAAACACCGGAGGCTTTCATTGTGGTGCTACAACGTGATACGCCCGAAAGTAGTATTGGCGTCACGCTAGCCGGTGGCTCCGACTATGAAGCCAAGGAAATAACG ATACATAAAATCTTAAATAATACCCCAGCGGCGAAGGATGGACGCTTAAAAAAGGGTGACCGCATTTTGGCTGTTAATGGTATGAGCATGCGTGGCCTGACGCATCGCGAGTCCATCACCGTATTGAAG ACACCGCGTCCCGAAGTAGTGCTCGTCGTAACACGGTCCGAGTCCGTCATCGTGAAACCGCTCACCAAGAAACGCTCCTCTCTCGGCTCGCTCACTTCCTTGAATGAGAAACCCACTGAAGTGGATTATGAGAAAAAGCGTAACTATCACAAAGCTTCACGTTCACTTGACTTGGACTTGGATATTGTTTCCGCAAGCGAAGATGCTAGTGCATCGAAGACACCGAGTACGGTTTCGAGTGCAAGTCCTACGCCGACGATGGCCGATACTACTGCAGCGACGCTGGCCAGCATACGGACACGTCGCCAGCAATCACGAGCCGATGCGAGCAAACTGAGCACCAGCGAACTGCTGGAACGTGCCGCCGAGACGCGTAATGCCATTGCGGCGGAAATACGTGCGCAAG AAGACGCCGCTGTTGGTTCACGCACAGTGGAAATCGTCAAGGATAGCTGTGGACTGGGTTTCTCCATTGAGGGCGGCTTCGATTCGCCGTTAGGCAATAAACCGCTGATTGTGAAAAAAGTATTCATGG GTGGCGCTGCACACAAAACTGGCCAAGTGCGAAATGGTGATGAGATACTGAGCATAAATGGAACATCCACAGCGAAAATGACACGCGTCGACGCCTGGAATTATATGAAGCAGTTGCCCCTGGGACCAATTAAGATTGTCTTCACTTGA
- the LOC128861910 gene encoding uncharacterized protein LOC128861910, with translation MRQSGSTDSKPETYQGNAKICRLVELYPCMYDRSHIHYMKKDVLDKAWDQIAKEAGEDGGPLHVTVASLQVCVRKCFLKKTSNIVVKIKFFFCKLYPRQLIGNIRVDRVLILLRIYILKLSFCCRGNHQSMKFHTIAVCKDHWRNIRTSFARSININKVPSSANRTKPYYLHKELQFLARHITPGIPVSRRSRRSEMIEVPMGEESFDGSAVTAAQEGEAVEEQESQQEHAPSSSLDEGTMSSKGGELMAQSHSPQETQADAKRQELPEQSSPLPLLQHQYIHQQPSQQQPEPASPPQQQPLLAEVPLPLYPFKKRLRTVVEPMMCVEVEQEPDVKPPIKELCTPDTDFDAVFLQGLLPEMKAMDFRQKIIFKKRIYEVIGDIFDSTPNNNATHGTSITNSNGTSPCNGYVPNHMNGYTVNDNGRAPTPATSPSTSSYISPLNTLNNASSAPTTVVNATDLALLRRLSSLLQSPTVASSSNAMTALPKNVASMSSAANRLTTASNAAPRMTNAYRGAITRSSANLLLNGPPSATPATSQAVKQELLDVAVCKSRWRNIRTSFARSININKVPSSANRTKPYYLHKELEFLARHITPGIPVSRRSRRSEKIEVSIGEESFDGLAATAAQDDEEYDEQCTDEEESQQEHASNSSLDEGTMSSKGGEQMAQHSHSPQETQADAKRQELPEQSSPLPLLQHQYVHQQPPQQQQLQPEPAPPLQHQPSPPPALPLESTTEGESGTVGEVSLPMYPFKKRLRTVVEPMMCVEVEQEPDVKPPSNELCTADSNFDAAFLQGLLPEMKAMDFRQKIIFKKRIYEVIGEIFESTPNTNATRRPSQPNPAYNGNASIGSSNGRTPSNGYATNHMNGSMVNNKRRSSIRTPTPATSPSASGYISPLNTLNNASPAPTTVVNATDLAMLRRLSSLLQSPTVTPSSSNSAMTALPKNAAGCTTSNTLTTASPLSPAATVSVHRGAMTRSSSNLFRTSMVNGMALPTSTVSGPSSATPATSQAVKQELLDE, from the exons ATGAGGCAGTCCGGATCCACCGATTCAAAGCCGGAAACCTACCAAGGTAACGCGAAAATCTGCCGCTTAGTGGAGCTTTATCCGTGCATGTATGATCGCTCGCATATACACTACATGAAGAAGGATGTGTTGGATAAGGCGTGGGACCAAATTGCCAAGGAAGCGGGTGAAGATG GCGGCCCCCTTCATG TAACTGTGGCTTCTTTACAAGTGTGCGTACGTaaatgttttcttaaaaaaacctCAAATATTGtagtgaaaattaaattttttttttgcaaattatatCCTCGGCAACTGATTGGAAATATTCGA gtCGATCGCGTTTTAATTCTGCTGAGAATCTATATTTTAAAGCTGTCTTTCTGCTGCAGGGGGAACCACCAGTCTATGAAATTTCATACAA TTGCAGTATGCAAAGACCACTGGCGCAACATTCGTACCTCCTTTGCGCGTTCCATTAATATCAATAAAGTGCCATCCAGCGCGAATCGTACCAAACCCTATTACCTACACAAAGAACTGCAATTTCTTGCACGTCACATTACACCCGGTATACCGGTGTCACGCCGCTCAAGACGGAGCGAAATGATTGAGGTTCCAATGGGAGAGGAATCATTTGATGGTTCTGCCGTTACGGCAGCACAGGAAGGTGAAGCGGTCGAAGAGCAGGAGTCACAGCAGGAACATGCGCCGAGTAGTAGTTTAGATGAAGGCACCATGTCGAGCAAAGGGGGGGAGCTAATGGCACAGAGTCATTCGCCACAAGAAACGCAAGCAGATGCTAAGAGGCAGGAATTGCCCGAGCAAAGCTCGCCATTACCACTGCTGCAACATCAATATATTCATCAGCAACcatcacaacaacaaccagaACCTGCATCACCTCCACAACAGCAGCCATTGCTGGCGGAAGTGCCATTGCCACTGTATCCGTTCAAAAAGCGACTGCGCACCGTCGTTGAGCCAATGATGTGTGTGGAAGTGGAGCAAGAGCCCGATGTGAAG CCTCCAATCAAAGAACTTTGCACCCCCGATACCGATTTTGATGCTGTCTTTCTTCAAGGCCTGTTGCCCGAAATGAAAGCGATGGATTTTCGTCAGAAGATAATCTTCAAGAAACGTATTTATGAAGTAATTGGAGATATTTTTGACAGTACACCAAATAACAACGCAACACATGGGACGTCTATTACCAATAGCAATGGCACCTCTCCTTGTAATGGCTATGTCCCTAACCACATGAATGGCTACACGGTCAACGACAACGGTCGAGCTCCAACTCCTGCCACATCGCCCAGCACCTCCAGTTATATCTCACCGCTGAATACCCTAAACAACGCATCATCCGCTCCAACGACCGTTGTAAATGCGACCGATTTAGCGCTGCTACGTCGTCTGAGTTCATTATTGCAGAGCCCGACAGTGGCGTCTAGCAGCAATGCTATGACAGCGCTGCCGAAGAATGTCGCCTCTATGTCGTCAGCAGCCAATCGCCTGACAACAGCTTCAAATGCAGCGCCACGGATGACCAACGCATACCGAGGCGCAATTACGCGGTCCAGTGCTAACCTTTTGCTCAATGGGCCACCATCAGCAACACCAGCGACCAGTCAGGCAGTCAAGCAAGAGTTGTTGGATG TTGCCGTTTGCAAATCCCGCTGGCGCAACATTCGTACCTCCTTTGCGCGTTCCATTAATATCAATAAAGTGCCATCCAGCGCGAATCGTACCAAACCCTATTACCTACACAAAGAACTGGAATTTCTCGCACGTCACATTACACCCGGTATTCCGGTGTCACGCCGCTCAAGACGCAGCGAAAAGATTGAGGTGTCGATCGGCGAGGAATCATTTGATGGTCTCGCCGCTACGGCAGCACAGGACGATGAAGAGTACGATGAGCAGTGCACCGATGAAGAGGAGTCACAGCAGGAACATGCGTCGAATAGTAGTTTAGATGAAGGCACCATGTCGAGCAAAGGGGGGGAGCAAATGGCACAACATAGTCATTCACCACAAGAAACACAAGCAGATGCTAAGAGGCAGGAATTGCCCGAACAAAGCTCGCCATTACCACTGCTGCAACATCAGTATGTACATCAGCAACcaccacagcaacaacaactacaaccagAACCTGCACCACCTCTACAACATCAGCCATCGCCGCCACCGGCACTGCCGCTCGAATCTACCACTGAAGGGGAAAGCGGCACAGTGGGCGAAGTGTCATTACCAATGTATCCGTTTAAAAAGCGCCTGCGCACCGTCGTCGAGCCAATGATGTGTGTGGAAGTGGAGCAAGAGCCCGATGTGAAG CCTCCATCCAACGAACTCTGCACGGCCGATTCGAATTTTGATGCCGCCTTTCTTCAAGGCCTGTTGCCCGAAATGAAAGCGATGGATTTTCGTCAGAAGATAATCTTCAAGAAACGTATCTATGAAGTAATTGGAGAAATTTTTGAGAGTACACCAAATACCAACGCAACACGTCGTCCGTCGCAGCCGAACCCCGCATACAACGGCAATGCGTCTATTGGCAGTAGCAATGGTCGCACTCCCTCTAATGGTTATGCCACTAACCACATGAATGGCTCGATGGTCAACAACAAACGTCGAAGTTCTATACGTACGCCAACTCCTGCCACATCGCCTAGCGCCTCCGGTTATATCTCACCGTTGAATACCCTAAACAACGCATCACCCGCTCCAACGACCGTTGTAAATGCGACCGATTTAGCGATGCTACGTCGTTTGAGCTCATTGTTACAGAGCCCGACGGTGACGcctagcagcagcaacagcgctATGACAGCGCTGCCGAAGAATGCCGCAGGGTGCACCACCAGCAATACACTGACAACAGCCTCACCACTATCGCCGGCGGCGACGGTCAGCGTACATCGGGGCGCAATGACGCGGTCCAGTTCAAATCTTTTTCGCACTTCAATGGTGAATGGTATGGCGCTCCCTACATCCACTGTCAGTGGGCCATCATCAGCAACACCAGCGACCAGTCAAGCAGTCAAGCAGGAGTTGTTGGATGAATGA